Proteins encoded within one genomic window of Chitinophaga parva:
- a CDS encoding porin family protein: MKHLHPLYYFLFSLLFPLAGKSQSDTSRAHDTTHRDLHMRWDLRVHDNYSDVPERKVYVTWGGDGPLLSFGSIKENGEHVRNIPRFSFFVNVGNNFNYNFSKHFGVFTGLNLRNVGLITKENDSLKLKRRVYSLAIPIGIKLGEVRHGTIMFFAGGEYALNFNYKEKQFIDGDKRHKFNTWFSDRTPLFQPSVFAGIRFHPGIGLKVQYFLTDFLNKDYHETVAGVKTYPYAQTDSKMFFVTLSYNFARPPHDHYDGRYKHYHKHDHKTSNP; encoded by the coding sequence ATGAAACACCTTCATCCGCTGTACTATTTCCTTTTCTCCCTGCTGTTTCCCCTGGCCGGCAAGTCCCAGTCAGATACTTCCCGTGCCCATGATACCACCCATCGCGACCTGCACATGAGATGGGACCTCCGTGTGCATGACAATTACAGCGATGTGCCGGAACGCAAGGTCTATGTGACCTGGGGCGGCGATGGCCCCCTGCTGTCGTTTGGCAGCATTAAAGAGAACGGAGAGCATGTGCGCAACATTCCCCGTTTTTCTTTTTTTGTGAATGTGGGCAATAACTTCAACTACAATTTCAGCAAACATTTTGGGGTGTTCACCGGTCTTAACCTGCGCAATGTGGGCCTTATCACCAAGGAGAACGATTCCCTGAAACTCAAGCGCCGCGTGTATTCCCTGGCCATACCCATCGGCATCAAGCTGGGCGAGGTAAGGCATGGCACCATCATGTTCTTTGCCGGTGGTGAGTATGCGCTCAATTTTAATTATAAGGAGAAACAGTTCATAGACGGCGACAAGCGGCACAAATTCAATACCTGGTTCAGCGACCGCACGCCACTCTTCCAGCCTTCCGTATTTGCGGGCATCCGCTTCCACCCGGGCATTGGCCTCAAGGTACAGTACTTCCTCACCGACTTCCTCAATAAAGATTACCACGAAACTGTAGCTGGTGTAAAGACCTACCCCTATGCACAAACGGACAGTAAAATGTTTTTTGTTACCTTAAGCTATAATTTTGCGCGGCCACCACATGATCATTATGATGGCCGGTACAAGCATTATCATAAGCACGACCATAAAACATCCAATCCATAA
- a CDS encoding TonB-dependent receptor, which yields MNKQIRFLVALFPLLLATALLHAQLNGSYIIDGRITDDQGNYLPGATVLIKGSSFAAQTDSAGYFKLTANVKPPFKLSIRLIGYQPQEFEVRNANSKLAIQLTTQSLLVNEVVVSASRQQEKLMRSPVAIEKLDIRALKETPAATFYDAIGNLKNVQMTTAGLTFKVFNTRGFNVPNNFRFMQLVDGVDNQAATLGVPLGNAIGPSELDIQSVEITPGASSALYGMNAINGMSNLITKNPFVYQGLSVSQKVAFNHFDGKGGDGPKPITETNLRFAKAWNDKFAFKIDFSYLQGTDWYADNHNDFNPQPVANPDFPELSGANNPANDAWNKYGDNSNIQIIDKNNRAFNVHRTGYWEKDLAGDYHVKNIKGDVALHYKINPKTELSYAYRVGDMDGFFQRGNRIGLRDVVVQNHKVELTAPDFTVRAYMSLESTGNSYNMNPLADNLEKSFKSDSRWKADYLKALNDAEDKTPNDLAAAHRAARAAADAGRFTPGTAAFDRQVYLIQHVNDWDIYPTSSNPKDTTGGAALYQKSHFYHAEGIWNLRRYIKFADVLVGADYRTLEIFPDGNNFVDFTRPLAERNQPGGKNIWYGKYGGFAQVAKTFFADALKLTGSLRYDKNQQFSGKVNPRLAAVYTFNEKHNVRFSWQNGFRFPSLFEAYSFVNNGQVRRVGGLPFIEKGLGYYENAFYTSTVDAFTTAVNRTINNEHLSKPDAAAKNQNILKQSHLGPIKPEQIQAFEAGYKSVVADNRLFIDFDAYYSRYKNFIGQVDVVVPKNGNVSVKDSALLAAMQDKAQQNRYRVWANSTSTVSNYGFALALTYEFDHNWSLSGNVNYNKLVQDKTKDDALVPGFNTPEYFTNVSFGNRAIVPNLGFNVVWHWQKSFYWQNLFGNGTVPAYNTFDAQVTYRLPNISSNIKIGGSNIFNHQYYQYVGGPTIRGLYYATITYDGGFKKKKKD from the coding sequence ATGAATAAACAGATACGATTCCTTGTAGCATTATTCCCCCTTTTGCTGGCCACGGCCCTGCTGCATGCACAGCTGAACGGCTCTTACATTATTGATGGCCGCATCACCGACGACCAGGGTAACTACCTGCCCGGCGCCACAGTGCTGATCAAAGGCAGCAGCTTTGCGGCGCAGACAGACAGCGCCGGTTATTTTAAACTCACGGCGAACGTGAAACCGCCTTTTAAACTGAGTATCCGCCTCATTGGTTATCAGCCGCAGGAATTTGAGGTGCGCAATGCCAACAGCAAACTGGCTATACAACTCACTACCCAAAGCCTGCTGGTAAACGAGGTGGTGGTATCTGCCAGCCGCCAGCAGGAGAAGCTGATGCGCTCCCCCGTGGCCATTGAGAAGCTGGACATCCGCGCGCTGAAAGAAACGCCGGCCGCCACTTTCTACGATGCCATCGGTAACCTGAAGAACGTGCAGATGACCACCGCCGGCCTTACATTTAAAGTGTTCAATACCCGCGGTTTTAATGTGCCGAACAACTTCCGCTTTATGCAGCTGGTGGATGGGGTAGATAACCAGGCGGCCACCCTGGGCGTACCCCTGGGCAATGCCATTGGCCCCAGTGAACTGGACATCCAGAGCGTGGAGATCACGCCGGGCGCCAGCTCCGCCCTGTATGGCATGAACGCTATCAATGGTATGTCTAACCTTATTACTAAAAACCCGTTTGTATACCAGGGCCTTTCCGTATCGCAGAAAGTGGCGTTCAACCACTTTGACGGCAAAGGTGGTGACGGCCCCAAACCCATTACGGAAACGAACCTGCGCTTTGCAAAAGCCTGGAATGACAAGTTTGCCTTCAAGATCGATTTCAGCTACCTGCAGGGCACGGATTGGTATGCAGATAACCATAACGACTTTAACCCGCAGCCTGTTGCCAACCCGGACTTCCCCGAGCTGAGCGGTGCCAATAACCCGGCTAATGACGCCTGGAACAAATACGGTGATAACAGTAACATCCAGATCATTGATAAAAATAACCGCGCCTTTAACGTGCACCGCACCGGCTACTGGGAAAAAGACCTCGCCGGCGACTACCATGTGAAGAATATCAAAGGGGATGTGGCCCTGCACTACAAGATCAATCCTAAAACAGAGCTTTCCTATGCTTACCGCGTGGGCGATATGGATGGCTTTTTCCAGCGCGGCAACCGCATTGGCCTGCGCGATGTAGTGGTGCAGAATCACAAGGTGGAGCTCACCGCACCGGATTTCACCGTACGCGCTTACATGTCGCTGGAGAGCACGGGCAACTCTTACAATATGAACCCGCTGGCAGACAACCTGGAGAAATCCTTTAAGTCAGACTCCAGGTGGAAAGCGGATTACCTGAAAGCGCTCAATGACGCGGAGGATAAAACACCCAATGACCTGGCAGCTGCTCACCGTGCCGCACGTGCCGCTGCAGATGCAGGCCGTTTTACGCCTGGTACCGCGGCGTTTGACCGCCAGGTGTACCTGATCCAGCACGTAAATGACTGGGACATTTACCCTACTTCCAGCAACCCGAAAGATACTACCGGTGGTGCAGCCCTGTACCAGAAGAGCCACTTCTATCATGCAGAAGGCATCTGGAACCTGCGCCGCTACATTAAATTTGCCGATGTACTGGTGGGTGCAGATTACCGCACCCTCGAGATCTTCCCGGATGGGAATAACTTCGTGGACTTTACCCGTCCGCTGGCGGAGCGCAACCAGCCTGGGGGCAAGAACATCTGGTACGGCAAGTATGGTGGGTTTGCACAGGTGGCCAAGACCTTCTTTGCCGATGCCTTGAAACTTACCGGCTCCCTGCGCTATGATAAGAACCAGCAGTTCAGCGGCAAAGTAAATCCCCGCCTGGCGGCTGTTTACACCTTCAACGAAAAGCACAATGTGCGTTTCTCCTGGCAGAATGGTTTCCGCTTCCCCTCTTTGTTTGAAGCTTATTCTTTCGTAAACAACGGCCAGGTACGCCGCGTGGGTGGCCTGCCTTTCATTGAAAAAGGCCTTGGTTATTATGAAAATGCATTCTATACCTCCACAGTAGACGCCTTTACTACTGCGGTAAACCGCACTATCAATAATGAACACCTGAGTAAGCCGGATGCTGCAGCCAAGAACCAGAACATTCTTAAACAGTCTCACCTGGGGCCCATTAAACCGGAGCAGATCCAGGCCTTTGAAGCCGGCTATAAGAGCGTGGTGGCAGATAACCGTCTTTTCATAGATTTTGACGCCTATTACAGCCGTTATAAAAATTTCATCGGCCAGGTGGACGTGGTAGTGCCCAAAAACGGTAATGTAAGCGTGAAAGACAGCGCGCTGCTGGCTGCCATGCAGGATAAGGCACAACAAAACCGCTACCGCGTGTGGGCCAATAGTACCTCCACAGTGTCCAACTACGGTTTTGCCCTGGCCCTCACCTACGAATTTGATCACAACTGGAGCCTGAGCGGCAATGTGAACTATAACAAACTGGTGCAGGATAAAACCAAAGACGATGCACTGGTACCAGGCTTCAACACACCGGAATACTTTACCAACGTAAGCTTTGGCAACCGCGCGATTGTGCCCAACCTGGGTTTTAACGTGGTGTGGCACTGGCAGAAATCCTTTTACTGGCAAAACCTGTTTGGCAATGGTACCGTACCGGCTTACAACACCTTTGACGCCCAGGTTACTTACCGCCTGCCCAACATTAGTTCCAACATCAAGATCGGTGGCTCCAACATCTTCAACCACCAGTATTACCAGTACGTGGGCGGCCCCACCATCCGCGGCCTTTATTACGCCACCATCACCTATGACGGCGGATTTAAGAAGAAGAAAAAGGACTGA
- a CDS encoding LytR/AlgR family response regulator transcription factor yields the protein MKKALIIDDERLARSELKKLLVDHPEILVVGEAVNAKDGLEKIEALRPDLLFLDVQMPDQTGFELLAELERAPQVIFITAYDEHALKAFEYNALDYLLKPVEPKRLADAIHKLHQADEKERQAVAGGLRNILSENDQVFVKDGDRCWFVKLQEIRLFESVGNYARVYFEGNKPLILKSLNALEERLDERTFFRANRKHIVNLRMIEKIDTYFNGGLLLEMKGGEKIEVSRRQAVKFKEMMSL from the coding sequence ATGAAAAAAGCATTGATCATCGACGACGAGCGATTGGCCAGAAGTGAACTGAAAAAGTTACTGGTAGACCACCCCGAAATACTCGTGGTAGGCGAAGCCGTAAATGCAAAGGACGGCCTGGAGAAGATCGAGGCCCTGCGCCCTGACCTGCTCTTCCTGGACGTACAAATGCCCGACCAGACCGGCTTTGAGCTGCTGGCAGAACTGGAGCGCGCCCCCCAGGTGATCTTCATTACCGCTTATGACGAACACGCCCTCAAGGCATTTGAATACAATGCACTGGACTACCTGCTGAAGCCCGTAGAGCCCAAACGCCTGGCGGATGCTATCCACAAACTGCACCAGGCAGATGAAAAAGAAAGACAGGCCGTGGCCGGTGGCCTGCGCAACATCCTGTCTGAAAACGACCAGGTATTTGTAAAAGACGGTGACCGCTGCTGGTTTGTGAAACTCCAGGAGATCCGCCTTTTTGAAAGCGTAGGCAACTACGCCCGCGTGTATTTTGAAGGCAACAAACCCCTCATCCTTAAATCACTCAACGCCCTGGAAGAGCGCCTGGATGAGCGTACCTTTTTCCGCGCCAACCGTAAGCATATCGTAAATCTCCGCATGATCGAAAAGATAGATACTTATTTTAACGGAGGCTTGCTGCTGGAAATGAAAGGCGGAGAGAAAATTGAAGTGAGCAGGCGGCAGGCGGTGAAGTTTAAAGAGATGATGTCGCTTTAA
- a CDS encoding 2-hydroxyacid dehydrogenase: protein MQVLFYSTKPYDRKYFEAANAQFGFQFRFLDFALNEENAALVKQEKVICVFVNDVVNAAVIQVLKQKGVALIALRCAGFNNVDLEAAASAGIRVVRVPAYSPHAVAEHAVALLLTLNRHVHRAYNRVRDYNFTLTGLEGFDLFKKTVGVVGTGNIGAVFARIMLGFGCKVLAYDIAHNVLLEQQGVRYVSLEKVWAESDVISLHCPLNKATQHMINAHSISQMKRGVTLINTSRGGLVDSHAVAEGLKSRHIGALGIDVYEQEEALFFQDLSGHIIDDEVIMRLMTYPNVLITSHQGFFTKEALTQIADITLMNIRSFENDELLLNQVNALHR, encoded by the coding sequence ATGCAGGTTTTATTCTATAGCACCAAGCCGTACGACCGCAAGTATTTCGAGGCAGCCAACGCCCAATTTGGTTTCCAGTTCCGCTTCCTGGACTTTGCCCTGAATGAAGAAAACGCTGCCCTGGTAAAACAGGAAAAAGTGATCTGCGTGTTTGTGAATGATGTGGTGAATGCCGCCGTGATCCAGGTCCTCAAACAAAAAGGTGTAGCGCTCATTGCCCTGCGCTGTGCGGGGTTTAATAATGTAGACCTGGAAGCCGCTGCCAGTGCGGGTATCCGCGTGGTACGGGTGCCAGCTTACTCGCCCCATGCCGTGGCGGAGCATGCGGTGGCACTGCTGCTCACGCTGAACCGTCATGTGCACCGTGCCTACAACCGGGTGCGGGATTACAACTTTACACTGACCGGCCTGGAAGGGTTTGACCTGTTCAAGAAAACAGTGGGCGTGGTGGGCACCGGCAATATAGGCGCCGTGTTTGCCCGCATTATGCTGGGCTTTGGGTGCAAGGTGCTGGCTTATGACATTGCCCACAACGTGCTGCTGGAGCAGCAGGGCGTGCGGTATGTATCGCTGGAAAAGGTGTGGGCGGAAAGTGATGTGATCTCCCTGCATTGCCCGCTGAACAAGGCCACGCAGCATATGATCAATGCACATTCCATCAGCCAGATGAAGCGCGGCGTTACCCTCATCAATACCAGCCGTGGCGGGCTGGTAGACAGCCATGCAGTGGCTGAGGGGCTGAAAAGCAGGCACATAGGGGCTTTGGGCATAGATGTGTATGAGCAGGAAGAGGCCCTGTTCTTCCAGGACCTCTCCGGGCATATCATTGATGACGAAGTGATCATGCGGCTGATGACCTACCCTAATGTGCTCATCACCTCTCACCAGGGCTTCTTTACCAAAGAGGCGCTGACCCAGATTGCCGATATAACGTTAATGAATATACGCAGCTTCGAGAATGATGAGCTGCTGCTCAACCAGGTGAATGCTTTGCATCGATAA
- a CDS encoding enoyl-CoA hydratase/isomerase family protein → MYATLNTQLIDGTYLITINRPDKMNALNQQVMADLALAVDEVYSRDDVKSAIITGAGEKAFVAGADISEFLQLTPAEGADLARRGQVIFQRIENCVKPIVAAVNGFALGGGCELAMACHFRVASDKAKFGQPEVNLGLIPGYGGTQRLTQLVGKGKAIELMLTADMLPATDALSWGLVNHVVAPDQLLAFTQSLLQKIHAKAPLAVARVLQSANAALDKETDGYAFEMKSFGECFGTKDLQEGAQAFLEKRPAKFTGN, encoded by the coding sequence ATGTATGCAACGCTGAATACCCAGCTGATTGACGGTACCTACCTCATTACGATCAACCGGCCTGATAAAATGAATGCCCTGAACCAGCAGGTGATGGCCGACCTGGCCCTGGCGGTGGACGAAGTGTACAGCCGTGACGACGTTAAAAGCGCCATCATCACCGGCGCGGGCGAAAAGGCCTTTGTGGCCGGCGCCGATATCTCCGAGTTCCTGCAACTCACGCCTGCAGAAGGCGCTGACCTGGCCCGGCGCGGACAGGTGATCTTCCAGCGTATAGAAAATTGTGTAAAACCCATTGTGGCCGCGGTGAACGGTTTTGCCCTCGGCGGGGGCTGCGAACTGGCCATGGCCTGTCATTTCCGCGTGGCCAGCGATAAGGCGAAGTTTGGTCAGCCGGAGGTGAACCTGGGCCTCATTCCCGGGTACGGTGGCACCCAGCGCCTCACGCAACTGGTGGGTAAAGGCAAAGCCATAGAACTGATGCTCACAGCCGATATGCTGCCTGCCACGGATGCCCTTTCCTGGGGCCTGGTAAACCATGTAGTGGCCCCCGATCAATTGCTTGCCTTCACCCAAAGCCTGCTGCAAAAGATACACGCCAAAGCGCCCCTGGCCGTGGCCCGGGTGCTCCAATCCGCCAATGCCGCCCTGGACAAGGAAACCGATGGCTACGCTTTTGAAATGAAATCCTTCGGCGAATGCTTTGGCACAAAAGACCTGCAGGAAGGCGCGCAGGCATTCCTGGAGAAAAGGCCCGCCAAGTTTACGGGGAACTGA
- a CDS encoding glutamine--tRNA ligase/YqeY domain fusion protein, whose translation MSEERSLNFLEQIVEDDIAAGTNGGRVLTRFPPEPNGYLHIGHAKSICLNFTLAQKYGGKTNLRFDDTNPVKEDVEYVDSIKEDIKWLGFEWAQELYASDYFEQLYQFAVQMIEKGLAYVDEATPEQIAAAKGSPTVPGTPTPARSRSVAENLDLFARMRKGEFKDGEMVLRAKGDLTSPNMHMRDPLMYRIKHAHHHRTGDAWCIYPMYDFAHGQSDSIEKITHSICTLEFIPHRPLYDWFIEQLGIFPSHQYEFARLNMTYTVMSKRKLIQLVQEGHVRGWDDPRMPTISGLRRRGFTPASIRMFCEKIGVQKRDNLIDFSLLEFCIREELNKTAPRVMAVLDPVKVVITNYPEGQVEILHTENNPEDENGGTREVPFSNTLYIEREDFMEVPAKKFFRLGPGLAVRLKSAYVIQCESFGKDADGNVSAIYCRYLPESKSGNDTSGLVVKGTIHWVSAAHAQQAEVRLYDRLFNVPEPGNEEGDFKSFLNPDSLQVIGNALIEPSLTKAQVGERFQFLRKGYFVVDNDSTPEKPVFNRIVTLKDTWAKEAKKG comes from the coding sequence ATGAGCGAAGAAAGATCCCTCAATTTCCTGGAACAGATCGTAGAAGACGACATTGCAGCAGGCACCAATGGGGGCCGCGTGCTCACCCGCTTTCCGCCGGAGCCCAATGGCTACCTGCACATTGGCCATGCCAAATCCATCTGCCTTAACTTTACCCTGGCGCAGAAATATGGTGGCAAGACCAACCTGCGTTTTGACGATACCAACCCGGTAAAGGAAGACGTGGAATATGTAGATTCCATCAAAGAAGACATCAAATGGCTGGGCTTTGAATGGGCCCAGGAACTATACGCCTCCGACTACTTTGAACAACTGTACCAGTTTGCCGTACAGATGATCGAAAAAGGCCTGGCCTATGTGGATGAAGCTACCCCGGAGCAGATTGCCGCCGCCAAGGGCTCACCCACCGTACCCGGCACGCCCACGCCCGCACGCAGCCGCAGCGTGGCGGAAAACCTGGATCTCTTTGCCCGCATGCGCAAAGGGGAATTCAAGGATGGAGAAATGGTGCTGCGCGCCAAGGGCGACCTGACCTCGCCCAACATGCACATGCGCGACCCGCTCATGTACCGCATTAAACACGCCCACCACCACCGCACCGGCGATGCCTGGTGCATTTACCCGATGTACGATTTTGCCCACGGGCAGAGCGATAGCATTGAAAAGATCACCCACTCCATCTGTACGCTGGAGTTCATTCCCCACCGCCCGCTGTACGACTGGTTCATTGAGCAGCTGGGCATCTTCCCCAGCCACCAGTATGAATTTGCACGCCTGAACATGACCTACACGGTGATGAGCAAGCGCAAACTGATACAGCTGGTACAGGAAGGCCACGTACGCGGCTGGGACGATCCCCGCATGCCCACTATTTCCGGCCTGCGCCGCCGCGGCTTTACGCCCGCCAGCATCCGCATGTTCTGCGAAAAGATAGGCGTGCAGAAGCGCGACAACCTGATCGATTTTTCCCTGCTGGAATTCTGCATCCGCGAAGAGCTGAATAAAACCGCTCCCCGCGTGATGGCCGTACTGGACCCCGTAAAAGTGGTGATCACCAACTACCCGGAGGGCCAGGTGGAGATCCTGCACACGGAAAACAACCCCGAAGATGAAAACGGCGGTACCCGTGAAGTGCCTTTCAGCAATACACTTTACATTGAGCGGGAAGACTTCATGGAAGTACCTGCCAAAAAGTTCTTCCGCCTGGGCCCGGGCCTGGCCGTGCGCCTCAAATCTGCCTACGTGATCCAGTGTGAAAGCTTTGGCAAAGATGCGGATGGCAATGTGAGCGCCATCTACTGCCGCTACCTGCCGGAAAGCAAAAGTGGTAACGACACCAGCGGCCTGGTGGTAAAGGGCACCATCCACTGGGTGAGCGCCGCCCATGCACAGCAGGCAGAAGTACGCCTGTACGACCGCCTTTTCAACGTGCCGGAACCCGGCAATGAAGAAGGTGATTTCAAATCCTTCCTCAACCCGGACTCTCTCCAGGTGATCGGAAATGCGCTCATAGAGCCTTCCCTCACCAAAGCACAGGTAGGCGAGCGCTTCCAGTTCCTGCGCAAAGGCTACTTCGTGGTGGACAACGATTCCACTCCGGAAAAGCCAGTATTCAACCGCATTGTAACACTGAAAGATACCTGGGCCAAGGAGGCAAAAAAGGGATAA
- a CDS encoding sensor histidine kinase encodes MLKKISKYWWCQLLGWFTYFVINVFLAYSFMKKVDHNDVINLIYVIIFGLAGTHLYRLIIRRNNWVQYSFDQLIILFFAGVIGIGVFMTLGVTVCITLNPSQFAPPADLQEFMNLFSESLSQDGLKSLLGMMAISTTWLLIYFAWHYVERNRNSQVNQLKLESTVKELELKTIKAQLNPHFIFNALNSIRALVDENPQRARTAITELSNILRSSMATEKVETVSLEAELNIVKDYLALETIRFEERLKVQYLIDPATLELPIPPMMLQTLVENAIKHGISRQIHGGEVVISSRLVELNHVLTIRNTGQLHPNRATAGDGHGFGLQSTRQRLSLLFGNRASFDIYNDDAAHVEARVQMPVV; translated from the coding sequence ATGCTCAAGAAAATATCCAAATACTGGTGGTGCCAGCTCCTGGGCTGGTTCACCTACTTCGTCATCAATGTGTTCCTGGCCTACTCTTTCATGAAGAAGGTGGACCACAACGATGTCATAAACTTGATTTATGTAATTATATTTGGTCTGGCGGGCACCCACCTGTACCGGCTCATCATACGCCGGAACAACTGGGTGCAGTACAGCTTTGACCAGCTTATCATACTGTTCTTTGCGGGGGTGATCGGCATCGGCGTGTTCATGACCCTGGGCGTTACGGTGTGTATAACGCTGAATCCCAGTCAGTTTGCCCCGCCGGCCGATCTCCAGGAGTTCATGAACCTGTTTTCGGAAAGCCTTTCCCAGGACGGCCTGAAGAGCCTGCTGGGCATGATGGCCATCAGCACCACGTGGCTGCTTATCTACTTTGCCTGGCATTACGTGGAGCGCAACCGGAACTCGCAGGTGAACCAGCTGAAACTGGAAAGTACCGTGAAGGAGCTGGAGCTCAAGACCATCAAGGCGCAGCTGAACCCGCATTTTATTTTTAACGCGCTCAACAGTATCCGCGCCCTGGTAGATGAGAACCCTCAGCGGGCCCGGACCGCCATCACAGAACTGTCTAACATCCTGCGTAGCTCCATGGCTACGGAAAAGGTAGAAACAGTGAGCCTGGAGGCGGAACTGAATATTGTAAAAGATTACCTGGCACTGGAAACCATCCGTTTTGAGGAAAGGCTGAAAGTGCAATACCTGATAGACCCGGCCACGCTGGAACTGCCTATACCGCCCATGATGTTGCAAACCCTCGTGGAGAATGCCATCAAACACGGTATTTCCCGGCAGATCCACGGAGGGGAAGTAGTGATCAGCTCCCGCCTGGTGGAACTGAATCATGTGCTCACCATCCGCAACACCGGCCAGTTACACCCGAACAGGGCCACTGCAGGCGATGGACACGGTTTTGGCCTGCAAAGCACACGGCAGCGGCTCAGCCTCCTGTTTGGCAACCGCGCCTCTTTTGACATCTACAACGACGACGCCGCCCACGTGGAAGCACGGGTGCAGATGCCGGTAGTGTAA
- a CDS encoding cobalamin B12-binding domain-containing protein yields the protein MSIQQERPVRVLVAKVGLDGHDRGAKVIAAALRDAGIEVIYTGLRQTPEMVVNAALQEDVDAIGISILSGAHMTVFPKVIQCMKDKGLDDVLLTGGGIIPEDDIAALHKMGVGKLFPPGTDTRDIAAYITGWVKEHRQF from the coding sequence ATGTCCATTCAGCAAGAAAGACCGGTACGCGTACTGGTAGCAAAAGTAGGCCTGGACGGCCACGACCGCGGGGCCAAGGTAATTGCGGCCGCCCTGCGGGATGCCGGCATAGAAGTGATCTACACCGGCCTGCGCCAGACCCCCGAGATGGTGGTAAATGCGGCCCTGCAGGAAGATGTGGACGCCATTGGCATCAGCATCCTGTCCGGCGCCCACATGACCGTGTTTCCCAAGGTGATCCAGTGTATGAAAGACAAAGGCCTGGATGATGTGCTGCTCACCGGCGGCGGCATTATCCCGGAAGATGATATCGCCGCCCTGCACAAAATGGGCGTAGGCAAGCTGTTCCCACCCGGTACGGATACCCGGGATATTGCCGCTTATATTACCGGCTGGGTGAAGGAGCACCGGCAGTTTTAG
- the fumC gene encoding class II fumarate hydratase, which produces MEFRIEKDTMGEVQVPVDAYYGAQTQRSIENFKIAQDINRMPKEIIRAFAYLKKAAALTNLDAGTLPKEKSDLIGRVCDEILEGKLDKEFPLVVWQTGSGTQSNMNVNEVVAYRAHVISGGKLTDKDKVLHPNDDVNKSQSSNDTFPTAMHIAAYKMLVETTIPGITKLRNTLADKARQYMHVVKIGRTHFMDATPLTVGQELSGYVSQLDHGLRAINNTLDHLSELALGGTAVGTGINTPKGYAVNVAKHIATLTGLPFRTADNKFEALAAHDAIVEAHGALKTVAVSLMKIANDIRMLSSGPRAGIGEFFIPDNEPGSSIMPGKVNPTQCEALTMIAAQVMGNDVAINIGGATGHFELNVFKPVMIYNFLHSARLIGEGCVSFNDKCAEGLAPIEANIKKHVDNSLMLVTALNTKIGYYKAAEIAQKAHKEGTTLKEMAVKLGYITPEEFDVVVDPKKMVGEI; this is translated from the coding sequence ATGGAATTCAGAATAGAGAAAGACACAATGGGCGAAGTGCAGGTGCCGGTAGATGCCTACTATGGCGCACAGACGCAACGCTCTATTGAAAATTTCAAAATAGCACAGGATATTAACCGCATGCCCAAAGAGATCATCCGCGCGTTTGCTTACCTGAAGAAAGCCGCGGCCCTCACTAACCTGGATGCAGGTACGCTGCCTAAAGAAAAGTCAGACCTGATCGGCCGCGTGTGCGACGAGATCCTCGAAGGAAAGCTGGACAAGGAATTCCCCCTGGTGGTGTGGCAAACCGGTAGCGGCACACAGTCTAATATGAACGTGAACGAAGTAGTGGCCTACCGCGCCCACGTGATCAGCGGTGGTAAGCTCACCGATAAGGACAAGGTGCTGCACCCCAATGATGATGTAAACAAATCACAATCTTCCAACGATACTTTCCCTACGGCGATGCATATTGCCGCTTACAAAATGCTGGTGGAAACCACCATCCCCGGCATAACAAAGCTGCGCAATACCCTGGCAGATAAAGCCAGGCAGTACATGCATGTGGTGAAGATAGGCCGTACCCACTTCATGGACGCCACCCCCCTCACCGTGGGCCAGGAACTGAGCGGTTACGTATCGCAGCTGGATCACGGCCTGCGCGCCATCAACAACACCCTGGACCACCTGAGCGAGCTGGCACTGGGCGGCACCGCGGTAGGTACCGGCATCAACACCCCCAAAGGTTATGCGGTGAACGTGGCCAAGCACATTGCCACCCTCACCGGCCTGCCCTTCCGCACGGCCGACAATAAATTTGAAGCCCTGGCAGCACATGACGCTATTGTAGAAGCGCACGGTGCACTGAAAACCGTAGCGGTGTCCCTGATGAAGATCGCAAACGATATCCGCATGCTGAGCTCCGGTCCCCGCGCTGGCATCGGTGAGTTCTTCATCCCTGACAATGAGCCTGGTTCTTCCATCATGCCTGGTAAGGTAAACCCCACCCAATGTGAGGCCCTGACCATGATTGCGGCGCAGGTGATGGGCAACGACGTGGCCATTAACATTGGCGGCGCCACCGGCCATTTTGAACTGAACGTGTTCAAACCCGTGATGATCTATAACTTCCTGCACTCCGCCCGCCTCATTGGCGAAGGTTGCGTAAGCTTTAACGACAAGTGCGCGGAAGGCCTGGCGCCCATTGAAGCCAATATCAAAAAACACGTAGACAATTCCCTGATGCTGGTAACCGCGCTGAACACCAAGATCGGCTACTACAAAGCGGCCGAAATTGCGCAGAAAGCACACAAAGAAGGCACCACGCTGAAGGAAATGGCCGTGAAACTGGGCTATATCACCCCTGAAGAATTTGACGTGGTGGTAGACCCGAAGAAAATGGTGGGTGAGATCTAA